From Micromonospora echinospora, one genomic window encodes:
- a CDS encoding dipeptidase, with the protein MLQEPAPRYQGHRSYSYLEPHTDYRVFDLAQEVGRVPEHDLGLTDAQRSRVTRLLAEHVAISLHEHPVVLPEDVRELRAYNRTARQRTGYEGLARSGLTAVFDNFMAGASCVTSENGWKWNDLVYALGMRMSDLYKQDHVFLATSLADIHAAKRDGRLALVAGLECASPIENELDRIDILYGFGVRQLGIAYSQANMLGGGLSERHDGGLTHFGRRAVDRMNKLGIAIDISHSGDQTCLDVVEASTVPVFITHAGARAVWKTPRMKPDEVIRACAERGGVIGIEAAPHTTLSADHPHHSIESIMDHFTYCVDLVGIDHVTFGPDTMFGDHVGVHNTYAGNYAHDAGDRPEHPRVEYVSGMENPGEAFGNIVGWLVKHDYSDDEIAKVIGGNTLRVLEQVW; encoded by the coding sequence TTGCTGCAAGAACCCGCCCCCCGGTACCAGGGGCACAGGTCCTACTCGTACCTGGAGCCGCACACGGACTACCGGGTGTTCGACCTGGCGCAGGAGGTCGGCCGGGTGCCCGAGCACGACCTCGGCCTGACCGACGCCCAGCGTTCGCGTGTGACCCGGCTGCTCGCCGAGCACGTCGCGATCTCCCTGCACGAGCACCCGGTGGTCCTGCCCGAGGACGTCCGGGAACTGCGCGCCTACAACCGCACCGCGCGCCAGCGCACCGGCTACGAGGGACTGGCGCGCTCCGGCCTGACCGCGGTGTTCGACAACTTCATGGCCGGCGCGTCCTGCGTGACCAGCGAGAACGGCTGGAAGTGGAACGACCTCGTCTACGCCCTCGGGATGCGGATGAGTGACCTCTACAAGCAGGACCACGTCTTCCTGGCCACCTCGCTGGCGGACATCCACGCCGCCAAGCGGGACGGCCGGCTGGCACTCGTCGCCGGCCTGGAGTGCGCCAGCCCGATCGAGAACGAGCTGGACCGGATCGACATCCTCTACGGCTTCGGCGTCCGCCAGCTCGGCATCGCCTACAGCCAGGCCAACATGCTCGGCGGCGGCCTCTCCGAGCGGCACGACGGCGGGCTGACCCACTTCGGGCGGCGCGCGGTCGACCGGATGAACAAGCTCGGCATCGCCATCGACATCTCGCACTCCGGCGACCAGACCTGCCTGGACGTGGTCGAGGCCAGCACCGTGCCCGTCTTCATCACGCACGCCGGTGCCCGCGCGGTCTGGAAGACCCCCCGGATGAAGCCGGACGAGGTGATCCGGGCCTGCGCCGAGCGGGGTGGCGTGATCGGCATCGAGGCCGCTCCGCACACCACCCTCTCGGCGGACCACCCGCACCACTCGATCGAGTCGATCATGGACCACTTCACGTACTGCGTGGACCTGGTCGGCATCGACCACGTCACGTTCGGGCCGGACACGATGTTCGGCGACCACGTCGGGGTGCACAACACCTACGCCGGGAACTACGCGCACGACGCCGGTGACCGGCCGGAGCACCCCCGGGTGGAGTACGTCTCCGGGATGGAGAACCCGGGCGAGGCGTTCGGCAACATCGTCGGCTGGCTGGTCAAGCACGACTACTCCGACGACGAGATCGCCAAGGTCATCGGCGGCAACACCCTGCGGGTGCTGGAACAGGTCTGGTAG
- a CDS encoding enolase C-terminal domain-like protein, whose product MELSYAFLDIPFSLPYHFARASLLATRLVRVELRDGDVRGRGEATLFESRFPDPKAATAEQVEQARVAIGQGAGREDLLALLPAGAARNAVDAGLWDLEAKRSGRRVWQAIGLPEPTPVEDMLTVSLADEAQFVQELKDSQGRRALKLKLGSAEDVERLELTRAHRPDAELVVDVNCGWTPERLVAMLPVLARHDVRMVEQPVRPEHEEALRGLPRQVPLIADESFYAEEDLPRIAELYDGVNIKLDKCGGLTAALRIVAQARQRDLRIMVGCFAATSLASAAAFQVAHYAEFRDIAGHLILTEDVQPSMPCVDGWLSPPTPELWG is encoded by the coding sequence ATGGAGCTGAGCTACGCCTTTCTCGACATCCCCTTCTCGTTGCCGTACCACTTCGCGAGAGCGAGCCTGCTGGCCACCCGGCTGGTCCGGGTGGAGCTGCGCGACGGCGACGTCCGGGGCCGCGGGGAGGCCACCCTGTTCGAGAGCCGGTTCCCCGACCCGAAGGCCGCCACCGCCGAGCAGGTGGAGCAGGCACGGGTCGCGATCGGCCAGGGCGCCGGTCGGGAGGACCTGCTCGCCCTGCTGCCGGCGGGCGCGGCGCGCAACGCCGTCGACGCCGGCCTGTGGGACCTGGAAGCCAAGCGCAGTGGCCGCCGGGTGTGGCAGGCGATCGGCCTGCCCGAGCCCACGCCGGTCGAGGACATGCTCACCGTCTCGCTGGCCGACGAGGCCCAGTTCGTGCAGGAACTGAAGGACAGCCAGGGACGCCGGGCATTGAAGCTGAAACTCGGGTCGGCCGAGGACGTCGAACGACTGGAACTCACCCGCGCCCACCGGCCCGACGCCGAGTTGGTGGTGGACGTCAACTGTGGCTGGACGCCGGAGCGTCTGGTGGCGATGCTGCCGGTGCTCGCCCGGCACGACGTCCGGATGGTCGAGCAACCGGTCCGGCCCGAACACGAGGAGGCGCTGCGAGGGCTGCCCCGGCAGGTGCCCCTCATCGCGGACGAGTCGTTCTACGCCGAGGAGGACCTGCCCCGGATCGCCGAGCTCTACGACGGGGTGAACATCAAGCTCGACAAGTGCGGCGGCCTCACCGCCGCGCTGCGGATCGTCGCGCAGGCCCGGCAGCGGGACCTGCGCATCATGGTCGGCTGCTTCGCGGCCACCTCGCTCGCCTCCGCCGCCGCCTTCCAGGTCGCCCACTACGCCGAGTTCCGGGACATCGCCGGGCACCTGATCCTCACCGAGGACGTGCAGCCGTCGATGCCCTGCGTGGACGGCTGGCTCAGCCCGCCCACCCCGGAGCTGTGGGGCTGA
- a CDS encoding ABC transporter ATP-binding protein, protein MPPADDVVLRVENLVKHFPIKGRVPFTSGGVVRAVDGVSFDLRRGETLGVVGESGCGKSTLARMLVGLEQPTSGAVTFGNSVVHKARGRDLRALRRRIQIVLQDPYTSLNPRRTIREILLQPFEIHPDVLDKRRRLDRVKELLDLVGLDPQVHLDRYPHQFSGGQRQRIGIARALALQPDVIVCDEPVSALDVSVQAQVVNLLERLQDELGVAYVFIAHDLSVVRHISDRVAVMYLGKLVETGPEHRLYDTPRHPYTTALLSAVPVPEPAARGQRQRILLAGDPPSPVNPPSGCRFRTRCWQATETCATTEPPLAAGEHPVACHYPLAA, encoded by the coding sequence GTGCCACCCGCTGACGACGTGGTGCTGCGGGTCGAGAACCTGGTCAAGCACTTCCCGATCAAGGGACGGGTCCCGTTCACCTCCGGCGGTGTGGTCCGCGCCGTCGACGGGGTCTCCTTCGACCTGCGCCGGGGCGAGACCCTCGGGGTGGTGGGCGAGTCCGGCTGCGGCAAGAGCACCCTGGCCCGGATGCTGGTCGGGCTGGAACAGCCCACCTCCGGCGCGGTCACCTTCGGCAACTCGGTGGTGCACAAGGCCCGCGGCCGGGACCTGCGCGCGCTGCGGCGGCGGATCCAGATCGTGCTCCAGGACCCGTACACCTCGCTGAACCCCCGGCGCACCATCCGGGAGATCCTGCTCCAGCCCTTCGAGATCCACCCGGACGTGCTGGACAAGCGCCGCCGGCTGGACCGGGTTAAGGAACTGCTCGACCTGGTCGGCCTCGACCCGCAGGTGCACCTGGACCGCTACCCGCACCAGTTCTCCGGCGGGCAGCGGCAGCGCATCGGCATCGCCCGCGCGCTCGCCCTGCAACCCGACGTGATCGTCTGCGACGAGCCGGTCTCCGCGCTGGACGTATCGGTCCAGGCCCAGGTGGTGAACCTGCTCGAACGGCTCCAGGACGAGCTGGGCGTGGCGTACGTCTTCATCGCCCACGACCTGTCCGTGGTCCGGCACATCTCCGACCGGGTGGCGGTGATGTACCTCGGCAAGCTGGTGGAGACCGGGCCGGAACACCGCCTGTACGACACGCCCCGGCACCCGTACACCACCGCCCTGCTCTCGGCCGTGCCGGTGCCCGAGCCGGCCGCCCGGGGGCAACGCCAGCGGATCCTGCTGGCCGGTGACCCGCCCAGCCCGGTGAACCCGCCCTCGGGTTGCCGGTTCCGGACCCGCTGCTGGCAGGCGACCGAGACCTGCGCCACCACCGAACCGCCGCTGGCCGCCGGCGAACATCCGGTTGCCTGCCACTACCCGCTGGCCGCGTAG
- a CDS encoding GntR family transcriptional regulator — protein MGRRETALQAAHSRLRELIGSEFRVGDKLPNERDLADRLEVSRATVREVLGQLAGEGVVTRTWGIGTFVHDGVERVPVSIGDVTALRDRITASGHRPTLQDAAVSRAKCPPGCAEVLGVEPDSPVWRVDRLFAVDGVPAAWIRDHLPLRFDGRDLDPSGLLSIDLDMFEFLASATGMPVRRAEIELVAVLADEEATARLDVPLGHPLVTATQIGYGAGDVALFHGHFTVRTDVLTLRISRGGQPEPAR, from the coding sequence ATGGGACGGCGCGAGACCGCGCTACAGGCCGCGCACAGTCGGCTACGGGAACTCATCGGCAGCGAGTTCCGGGTGGGCGACAAGCTGCCCAACGAGCGCGACTTGGCCGACCGGCTGGAGGTCAGCCGGGCCACCGTGCGGGAGGTGCTGGGGCAGCTCGCCGGTGAGGGCGTGGTGACTCGGACCTGGGGCATCGGCACGTTCGTGCACGACGGTGTGGAACGGGTGCCGGTGTCGATCGGCGACGTCACCGCGCTGCGGGACCGGATCACCGCCTCGGGGCACCGCCCGACGCTCCAGGACGCGGCGGTCAGCCGGGCCAAGTGCCCGCCCGGCTGCGCCGAGGTGCTCGGGGTCGAGCCGGACTCGCCGGTGTGGCGGGTCGACCGTCTCTTCGCCGTGGACGGGGTCCCGGCGGCCTGGATCCGCGACCACCTGCCGCTGCGCTTCGACGGCCGGGACCTCGACCCGTCCGGGCTGCTCAGCATCGACCTGGACATGTTCGAGTTCCTGGCCAGCGCGACCGGCATGCCGGTCCGGCGGGCCGAGATCGAGCTCGTCGCCGTCCTCGCCGACGAGGAGGCCACCGCGCGGCTCGACGTGCCCCTCGGGCACCCGCTGGTCACCGCCACCCAGATCGGCTACGGGGCGGGCGATGTCGCCCTGTTCCACGGGCACTTCACGGTCCGCACCGACGTGCTGACCCTGCGGATCAGCCGGGGCGGGCAACCCGAACCGGCACGGTGA
- a CDS encoding NUDIX domain-containing protein, translating into MSGIPHSHCSGCGTVYPDGADWPRNCTACGHTTWRNPLPVAVAVQPVLTPTGLGVVVQRRDIEPARGLLALPGGFIEHGEEWRDALVRELWEETGLTGDAADVRLVAVHSAPSGGTIMIFGALPTRQLADLPPSAPTAESTEWLVVTEPTELAFSTHTEVLADYLAAHR; encoded by the coding sequence GTGAGCGGCATACCCCACTCCCACTGCTCCGGCTGCGGCACCGTCTATCCCGACGGCGCGGACTGGCCCCGGAACTGCACGGCCTGCGGCCACACCACCTGGCGTAATCCACTCCCGGTGGCGGTGGCCGTCCAGCCGGTGCTCACCCCCACCGGGCTCGGCGTGGTGGTCCAGCGCCGCGACATCGAGCCCGCCCGGGGGCTGCTCGCGCTGCCGGGCGGCTTCATCGAGCACGGCGAGGAGTGGCGGGACGCGCTCGTCCGCGAACTGTGGGAGGAGACCGGCCTGACCGGCGACGCGGCGGACGTACGCCTCGTCGCCGTGCACAGTGCGCCGAGCGGCGGCACCATCATGATCTTCGGGGCGCTGCCGACCCGGCAGTTGGCGGACCTTCCGCCGTCCGCGCCCACGGCGGAGTCGACCGAGTGGCTCGTGGTCACCGAGCCGACCGAACTGGCCTTCTCCACCCACACCGAGGTGCTGGCCGACTACCTGGCCGCCCACCGCTGA
- a CDS encoding NADAR family protein, producing MSAEVSSVAELTAEVRAGRTPKFVFFWGHRARPDGTVGPGCLSQWLPAPFTVDGTRFATAEHYMMWAKAMLFGDRATAGKVLTVTHPNEAKTLGRQVAGFDERTWRERRFEIVVAANLAKFGQHPDLRAFLLGTGERVLVEASPLDRIWGIGLAADDPAAADPARWRGLNLLGFALMRVRAALRDGTPDATAYGDPVNRADGR from the coding sequence ATGTCCGCAGAGGTGTCGAGCGTCGCCGAACTGACCGCCGAGGTGCGTGCCGGCCGTACCCCGAAGTTCGTGTTCTTCTGGGGGCACCGGGCCCGACCGGACGGCACCGTCGGGCCCGGTTGCCTCAGCCAGTGGTTGCCGGCGCCGTTCACGGTGGACGGGACCCGGTTCGCCACCGCCGAGCACTACATGATGTGGGCCAAGGCGATGCTCTTCGGCGACCGGGCGACCGCCGGCAAGGTGCTCACCGTGACGCACCCGAACGAGGCCAAGACCCTCGGCCGTCAGGTCGCCGGCTTCGACGAACGGACCTGGCGGGAACGCCGGTTCGAGATCGTGGTGGCCGCCAACCTCGCCAAGTTCGGCCAGCACCCCGACCTGCGGGCGTTCCTGCTCGGCACCGGGGAGCGGGTGCTGGTCGAGGCGAGTCCGCTGGACCGGATCTGGGGCATCGGCCTGGCCGCCGACGACCCGGCTGCCGCCGACCCCGCCCGGTGGCGCGGGCTGAACCTGCTCGGGTTCGCGCTGATGCGGGTGCGGGCGGCACTTCGGGACGGGACGCCGGACGCGACGGCGTACGGCGATCCGGTGAACCGGGCCGACGGGCGTTGA
- a CDS encoding ABC transporter ATP-binding protein: MTSLLEVADLRVEFPGPTGPVRAVNGVSLEVESGRTLALLGESGSGKSVTAQAVMGILDTPPARVDGAVRLRGRELLTLPRKQRDRVSGEEIGMVFQDAMAALNPVFTVGDQIIEVLRVRRGMSKADARRRAVELVDRVHIPAAKDRIRDYPHQFSGGMRQRIMIALAISLEPDLLIADEPTTALDVTVQAQVMELLAEIQRDSGMGLLLITHDLGVVAEVADDVAVMYAGRIVERGSVGQIFAGPAHPYTEGLLASMPRVDRRDEVLYAIPGAPPNPARLPTGCPFHLRCPRVTDECRVTLPPLETLPAGRASACHHHEEVLGATR, encoded by the coding sequence GTGCGGTCAACGGGGTCTCCCTGGAGGTCGAGTCCGGACGGACCCTGGCCCTGCTCGGCGAGTCCGGCTCCGGCAAGAGCGTCACCGCGCAGGCGGTGATGGGCATCCTCGACACGCCGCCGGCCCGGGTCGACGGCGCGGTGCGGCTGCGCGGTCGGGAGCTGCTCACCCTGCCCCGCAAGCAGCGCGACCGGGTCAGCGGCGAGGAGATCGGCATGGTCTTCCAGGACGCCATGGCCGCGCTCAACCCGGTCTTCACCGTCGGCGACCAGATCATCGAGGTGCTGCGGGTCCGCCGGGGCATGTCCAAGGCCGACGCCCGCCGCCGGGCCGTCGAACTGGTCGACCGGGTGCACATCCCGGCCGCGAAGGACCGGATCCGCGACTACCCGCACCAGTTCTCCGGTGGGATGCGGCAGCGCATCATGATCGCGCTGGCCATCTCCCTGGAGCCGGACCTGCTGATCGCCGACGAGCCCACCACCGCCCTGGACGTCACCGTGCAGGCCCAGGTGATGGAGCTGCTCGCGGAGATCCAGCGGGACAGCGGCATGGGCCTCCTGCTGATCACCCACGACCTCGGGGTGGTCGCCGAGGTCGCCGACGACGTGGCCGTGATGTACGCCGGCCGGATCGTCGAGCGGGGCAGCGTCGGGCAGATCTTCGCCGGCCCGGCGCACCCGTACACCGAGGGGCTGCTCGCCTCGATGCCCCGGGTGGACCGGCGCGACGAGGTGCTCTACGCCATCCCCGGCGCCCCGCCCAACCCGGCCCGGCTACCCACCGGCTGCCCGTTCCACCTGCGCTGCCCCCGGGTCACCGACGAGTGCCGGGTGACCCTGCCACCACTGGAGACGCTGCCCGCCGGTCGGGCCAGCGCCTGCCACCACCACGAGGAGGTGCTCGGTGCCACCCGCTGA